From the Oceanobacillus kimchii X50 genome, the window AGGCATTTATCTTTATTCAAGAATCTCTACGTCGCACTGGATTAAGATATTTTGACAAGTATTTAATTCATTGGCCGAATCCTAAGGACGGCAAGTATGTAGAAGCTTGGAAGGCTTTAGTGGATGCTCAAAAACAAGGGTTAATCAGAACCATTGGCGTTTCAAACTTTGAACCAGAACATCTGGACGACATTATCGAAGCAACAGGTGTGACCCCTGCTACAAACCAGGTGGAGCGTCATCCGTATTTTAATAATAACCGTATGGTGGAAGAAAATAAAAAACGGGGCATTCTTACTGAATCCTGGAGCCCTTTTGGTCGAGGTTATCTGAATGACGTGCTGAATAATTCCACAATTAAAGAAATTGCGGATAAGTACGATAAAACCCCGGCACAGATTATTTTAAATTGGAATTATCAAGCCGACGTATTTTCTATACCAAAATCAAGTAATCCAGTGCATCAAAAAGATAATTTCAATAGTACCAACTTTGAATTAGCACCTGAGGATATTGAAACAATTGATTCATTGGATAAAGGAGAAGCCGGCCGTGTAGAAGGGCAGGACCCAAACG encodes:
- a CDS encoding aldo/keto reductase, giving the protein MTLNNNGFTLNDGAKLPFVGLGTIGINGDQGTFEILNALNIGYRLIDTSTNYDNEGIVGEAVRRSALPREEILISTKLPGSYHEYDKAFIFIQESLRRTGLRYFDKYLIHWPNPKDGKYVEAWKALVDAQKQGLIRTIGVSNFEPEHLDDIIEATGVTPATNQVERHPYFNNNRMVEENKKRGILTESWSPFGRGYLNDVLNNSTIKEIADKYDKTPAQIILNWNYQADVFSIPKSSNPVHQKDNFNSTNFELAPEDIETIDSLDKGEAGRVEGQDPNEYHEYV